The DNA region GCGCCGCCATTAACAACGGCAACACGACTAAAAGGATTTTTTTCTTATCCATGATATATATACGCGCCTTTGCGAATTTTGTTACAACAGTAAAACAATCGGCAAGATCAAGCGCGAAGCATGGCCAGCAGTTTGTGCTTCAATTTTGAATCCAGCCCGTACACCTTGCCGTACAGGTCGCCAAGCACCGGCGTGGAATAAACCGCCATGCGGCGCAACAGCCAGCCGGCATCGCCGCATTTTACTTTGAACCGGCACAGCTCAAGCGGATTGCCGCCGGGGAAATTCGAACCGCCCGCCGTGGTGAATACCAGCTTGTAGCCCGCCTGCGCGGCGAGCGCGGGCCAGCCGGGTTCGTAAACGCCCCAGGGCCAGGCCATAGCCAGCGGTTTCACGCGCAGTTTTTCCCCGATCAGGCGCGCGGATTGCGCGAGCTCGCCCGGCAGATCGGCATAAGCGGCTTCCTTGTCAAAGTTCTTGTGCGTGTGGGTATGGCCGCCCACCTCAAAAACTCCGCTTTCAGCCATTATTTTAAGTTCGGGCCATGACAGAAACCCTTCCGGCTCGCGTTCACCGCGCGCCGTTACCGGGCAGGGCGCGCCCTGCGCCATGGCAGGCCGCACCGGCCCGTCAGTAATGCGCGCGGTGGACACAAACACCGTCGCGCGCATGCCCGCCGCTTTCAAAACGGGATAAGCGCAGATCCAGTTGTCGGCGTACCCGTCGTCAAAAGTTATCAGGCAGTTCCTGCCGGCGAGCGGCCGCGCGCCCGTGATATGGCCCAGCGCCTGCGCCAGCGTGACAGCGTGCCAGCCCGCGGCCTTAAGCGCCGCCAGCTGCGCGGCGAACTGCTTTACGGAAACCTCGCGGTCGTCCGCAATATGGTGATACATCAAAACGGGCAGCGCATTCATCTTGCGGCGCACCTGGCGCGATAAAACGCCTCCAGCCGGTCACAGACCGACGGCAGCGCGAATTTCTCCCGCGCACGGGCGAACGCCGCGTCGGCGTATCTGCCGGCTATGGCCGGATCGCCGAGTATTTTTATCACCGCCGCCGCCAGCGCCGGCGCGTTTTCGACCTGCACCATCTCGCCGGTCTCGCCCGGCAGCATCACGTCGGGTATTCCGCCGATATTGGATGCCACGGCCGGTACCCCCGCGCTGTGCGCTTCTATAAGCGCCGTGGCGATCCCTTCCTGCCGCGACGGCATCGCAAACAGCTGCAGGCCCGCCAGTATCTCCGGCACGTCATTGCGCTCGCCCAGAATCTCGACGTTTTTCTCAATTCCCGCGGCGCGCACTTTATCGGCCAGCAGATTGGTGTCGCGCCCCGCGAACACAAACACTGTGTCGGGGAACTCCTTTAAGATAGCGGGCGCGGCGGCGATCATGCAGTCATGTCCCTTAAACCACGAGTAATGGCCCACCATGCCCACCCGAAACGGCGGCTTGAATTCCAGCTTCGCGCGCAGTTCTCTGGCGACCGTGTATTTATTGAAATCCACAGCCGACGGTATGACCGTAACCCTCTCCGCCTCAACGCCGCCTTTTACCAGTTCGGTTTTCGCCGCGTTGCACACGGCCAGATACGCGTCAATTCTGGACGACCGGTACTTCAGCGCGCTGAACGGGTTTACCCTTATCCTGAAAATCACGCGCCGCGTCACTATCAGCGGCTGCGCCATGCCGAGATATTTGGCGATCAGGCACACCGCGTGGGCGCGCGGATGGTGGGCGTGCACAAGATCGGCATGGCAGTCGCGCGCGATACGTTTGACCGCAAGCGCGGATTTAACGTCATAGTCCTGCCTTATGCGCAGGTCGCGCACCTCAAACCCGGCGCCAAGCGCGCGCCGTCCCACCGCGCCGTCGGACGGCACGGCGAAAATTATTTTATGCCCCCGCGCGGCCAGCTCGCCCGCGGTAAGAAGCATCTGGTTCGCACCGCCTGACCAGCCGTGCGATTCGCTTGCAAATAACAGTTTCATAGCATGTTGTCCCCTGAAACGACGTCCTTCCCGATCCCGGCTCCGGAACCGGCCCGGCTAGCTTATTTTCATTTTCCGCAGCCGCAGCGAACTAAGCACTACCGACACCGAACTTACTCCCATCGCGCCGCCCGCCGCCCAGACCGGCATCATCACGCCCAACGCCGGATAAAACGCGCCAGCCGCAAGCGGTATGAGCAGAATATTATACAAAAACGCCCAGAACAGGTTCTGGCGCATCACGCGCCGTATCGCGCGGCTTAAAAAAACCGCCTCGCACACCGCACCGACGCCGGTGCGGGTAAATGTTATATCAGCGCTTTCAACGGCGATATCCGTGCCGGCGGCGAGCGCCATGCCTATATCGGCCCGGGCAAGCGCGGGAGCATCGTTAAACCCGTCGCCCGCCATAGCTACCGACGCGCCGGCCGCCTGCAGCGATTTTATTATTTCCGCCTTGTCGGCCGGCAGAACCCCGGCCCGGTACTCCTCAACGCCGCAGGCGGCGGCGACCTGTTTTAC from Elusimicrobiaceae bacterium includes:
- a CDS encoding glycosyltransferase family 4 protein, with protein sequence MKLLFASESHGWSGGANQMLLTAGELAARGHKIIFAVPSDGAVGRRALGAGFEVRDLRIRQDYDVKSALAVKRIARDCHADLVHAHHPRAHAVCLIAKYLGMAQPLIVTRRVIFRIRVNPFSALKYRSSRIDAYLAVCNAAKTELVKGGVEAERVTVIPSAVDFNKYTVARELRAKLEFKPPFRVGMVGHYSWFKGHDCMIAAAPAILKEFPDTVFVFAGRDTNLLADKVRAAGIEKNVEILGERNDVPEILAGLQLFAMPSRQEGIATALIEAHSAGVPAVASNIGGIPDVMLPGETGEMVQVENAPALAAAVIKILGDPAIAGRYADAAFARAREKFALPSVCDRLEAFYRARCAAR
- a CDS encoding polysaccharide deacetylase family protein; amino-acid sequence: MNALPVLMYHHIADDREVSVKQFAAQLAALKAAGWHAVTLAQALGHITGARPLAGRNCLITFDDGYADNWICAYPVLKAAGMRATVFVSTARITDGPVRPAMAQGAPCPVTARGEREPEGFLSWPELKIMAESGVFEVGGHTHTHKNFDKEAAYADLPGELAQSARLIGEKLRVKPLAMAWPWGVYEPGWPALAAQAGYKLVFTTAGGSNFPGGNPLELCRFKVKCGDAGWLLRRMAVYSTPVLGDLYGKVYGLDSKLKHKLLAMLRA